One region of Salvia miltiorrhiza cultivar Shanhuang (shh) chromosome 3, IMPLAD_Smil_shh, whole genome shotgun sequence genomic DNA includes:
- the LOC131018470 gene encoding ATP-dependent Clp protease proteolytic subunit-like, translating to MGPLPELRPNHRPEKNSKNKRKRAGIYTLILFFAVFFEPYASKGACTVPKGYNFTLLNRLYRERLLFLGQEVDSEISNQLIGLMVYLSIEDETKDLYLFINSPGGWVIPGVAIYDTMQFVRPEVHTICMGLAASMGSFILVGGEITKRLAFPHAWVMIHQPASSFYEAQTGEFILEAEELLKLRETLTKVYVQRTGKPLWVVSEDMERDVFMSATEARAYGIVDLVAVE from the exons ATGGGACCGCTtccagaactccggcctaaccatcgtcctgAA AAAAActcgaaaaataaaagaaagaggGCTGGAATCTATACATTGATTCTTTTCTTCGCTGTTTTTTTTGAACCGTATGCATCAAAAGGTGCATGTACGGTTCCTAAGGGATACAATTTTACCCTACTCAACCGACTTTATCGAGAAAGATTACTTTTTTTAGGCCAAGAGGTTGATAGCGAGATCTCGAATCAACTTATTGGTCTTATGGTATATCTCAGTATTGAGGATGAGACCAAAGATCTTTATTTGTTTATAAACTCTCCTGGCGGATGGGTAATACCCGGAGTAGCCATTTATGATACTATGCAATTTGTACGACCAGAAGTCCATACAATATGCATGGGATTGGCCGCGTCAATGGGATCTTTTATTCTTGTTGGAGGAGAAATTACCAAACGTCTAGCATTCCCTCACGCTTG GGTAATGATCCATCAACCTGCTAGTTCTTTTTATGAAGCACAAACGGGAGAATTTATCCTGGAAGCGGAAGAACTGCTGAAACTACGCGAAACCCTCACAAAGGTTTATGTACAAAGGACGGGCAAACCTTTATGGGTTGTATCTGAAGACATGGAAAGAGATGTTTTTATGTCAGCAACAGAAGCCCGAGCTTATGGAATTGTTGATCTTGTAGCAGTTGAATGA